From a single Rutidosis leptorrhynchoides isolate AG116_Rl617_1_P2 chromosome 5, CSIRO_AGI_Rlap_v1, whole genome shotgun sequence genomic region:
- the LOC139847926 gene encoding serine--tRNA ligase-like isoform X1 translates to MDTTLVDVVSHTGGAVVMVVMHLELIRKSQRSRFANVELVDKIIHLYDQLKTHQFELDQFRKDFNKINKQVAIIRIAGQDATSLINDTEVNKQLTADKEAQVNEARNELYSNLDLVGNIVHDSVPISNDEADNEIVRSWGEKKEGTKLRNHVELVNLLEIAEFKKGANVAGGRGYYLKGDGVPLNQALINFGLDFLEKKGYTLLQTPFFIKKDVMAKCAQLAQFDEELYKVTGEGDDKYLIATAEQPLCAYHMDDWINPSQLPLKYAAYSSCFRKEAGSHGRDTLGIFRVHQFEKVEQF, encoded by the exons AACTCATCCGCAAATCTCAACGCAGTCGTTTTGCAAACGTCGAACTCGTTGATAAAATCATCCATCTTTACGATCAATTAAAAACTCATCAATTCGAGCTCGATCAGTTCCGCAAAGATTTCAACAAAATCAACAAACAAGTCGCTATTATCAGAATTGCAGGACAAGATGCAACTTCATTGATTAACGATACGGAAGTAAACAAACAGTTAACTGCTGATAAAGAAGCACAAGTTAATGAAGCTCGAAACGAATTGTATTCGAACCTCGATTTAGTTGGAAATATCGTTCATGATTCTGTTCCTATTAGCAATGATGAG GCAGATAATGAGATAGTTCGGAGTTGGGGAGAGAAAAAGGAGGGAACAAAACTGAGAAATCATGTGGAACTTGTTAATCTTCTTGAAATAGCAGAGTTTAAAAAAGGTGCTAATGTTGCTGGTGGTAGAGGTTATTACTTAAAAGGCGATGGCGTTCCTCTTAATCAAGCTCTCATAAATTTCGGTCTCGATTTCTTGGAAAAAAAAGGTTACACGTTGTTGCAGACACCGTTTTTCATTAAGAAAGACGTAATGGCCAAGTGTGCTCAATTAGCACAATTTGATGAAGAACTTTATAAAGTAACCGGTGAGGGAGACGACAAGTATTTGATTGCAACAGCTGAACAACCACTTTGTGCTTATCATATGGATGATTGGATTAATCCGAGTCAGTTACCGTTAAAGTACGCGGCGTATTCGTCTTGTTTTCGTAAAGAAGCTGGTTCGCATGGTCGAGATACACTTGGGATTTTTCGTGTTCATCAGTTTGAAAAAGTGGAACAGTTCTGA
- the LOC139847354 gene encoding pentatricopeptide repeat-containing protein At1g11290, chloroplastic, with product MASIYTAPKSPILSTSSSSSSSSSSSRIQHTLTQRVHIPEYVYKHPSAILLELCTSIQELHQIIPLIIKNNLYEEHYFQTKLVSLFCKYNSLTEAARVFEPIEHKNDALYHTMLKGFAQNSDFSNGVSFFIRMMEDGVLPVVYNYTYMLKGCGESGDDKMGKVIHGQMILNGHVNDVFAMTCVVNMYAKCGLINDAHKVFVRLPERDLVCWNTIVAGYAQNGFSGRAIELVLQMQSEGLRPDVVTIVSVLPAIANVGDLRAGKSIHGFVFRSGYAHNGNVSTALVNMYLKCGSLSTGRVIFNKMSGKNVVSWNIMIDGYAQNGDYAEALMLFEKMLDKGFKPTSVTIMAALHACADSGDLARGEFVHQLVNELGQNTNVSVMNSLISMYCKCKRVNIAADIFKNLKEKTLVSWNAMILGYAQNGCAIDALKHFRLMKLQNIEPDSFTMVSIISAISELSILRQAKWVHGVLIRTCLDKNFYVKTAIVDMYAKCGAITTARKVFDLMHERHVTTWNAMIDGYGTHGYGAEAVKLFDEMENGGIQQNNVTFLCIMSACSHSGFVEEGRQFFSIMKEKYDIEPTMDHYGAMVDLLGRSGRVHEAWEFIQNMPVEPQINVFGSMLSACKIHKNVELGELAAKKLFELNPNNGGYYVLLANMYSAASMWDKVTEIRGKMEKKGIRKTPGYSSVDLKNEVHTFYSGSSWHYRSKEIYGFLETLIDRIKKVGYVPDNDSIHDVEDDLQEQTASTHSEKLAIAFGLLNTRPGTPIHIRKNLRVCGDCHNATKFISLVEQREIIVRDLHRFHHFKNGVCSCGDYW from the coding sequence ATGGCTTCAATCTACACAGCACCAAAATCTCCAATATTatccacatcatcatcatcatcatcatcatcatcatcatctagaatcCAACACACACTTACTCAAAGAGTTCATATTCCTGAATATGTTTACAAACACCCATCAGCAATTCTCCTAGAACTCTGCACTTCCATTCAAGAATTGCACCAAATCATCCCTTTAATTATCAAAAACAACCTCTACGAAGAACATTACTTTCAAACAAAATTAGTCAGCTTGTTTTGCAAATACAACAGTTTAACCGAAGCAGCTCGTGTTTTCGAACCAATTGAACACAAAAACGATGCTCTTTATCACACAATGCTTAAAGGGTTCGCTCAAAATTCAGACTTTTCAAATGGTGTTTCGTTTTTCATTCGAATGATGGAAGATGGTGTACTGCCTGTTGTGTATAACTATACGTATATGTTGAAAGGCTGCGGAGAGAGTGGTGATGATAAGATGGGGAAAGTGATTCATGGACAAATGATATTGAATGGgcatgtaaatgatgtttttgcaatGACTTGTGTTGTTAATATGTATGCAAAATGTGGGTTGATTAATGATGCACATAAGGTGTTTGTTAGATTGCCTGAGAGAGATTTGGTTTGTTGGAATACGATTGTTGCAGGTTATGCTCAAAATGGTTTTTCTGGGAGAGCAATAGAGTTGGTTTTGCAGATGCAAAGTGAAGGATTACGGCCCGATGTTGTTACGATTGTCTCGGTTTTGCCTGCTATTGCGAATGTTGGAGATTTGAGAGCTGGGAAATCGATTCACGGGTTCGTTTTTAGGTCTGGATATGCACATAATGGGAATGTGTCAACTGCGTTAGTTAATATGTACTTAAAATGTGGATCTTTAAGCACAGGGCGTGTTATATTCAACAAGATGAGTGGTAAGAATGTGGTCTCGTGGAATATAATGATCGATGGGTATGCACAAAACGGTGATTATGCAGAAGCTTTGATGCTATTTGAAAAGATGTTGGATAAAGGATTTAAACCGACTAGTGTGACGATTATGGCTGCACTTCATGCGTGTGCTGATTCTGGTGATCTTGCGCGTGGGGAATTTGTTCATCAGTTAGTTAATGAGCTAGGACAGAATACAAATGTTTCGGTTATGAACTCTTTAATCTCAATGTATTGCAAGTGTAAACGAGTCAATATTGCTGCTGATATATTCAAAAACTTGAAAGAAAAAACACTCGTTTCATGGAACGCAATGATACTTGGATACGCACAAAATGGCTGTGCGATCGACGCTTTGAAGCATTTTCGTCTTATGAAACTGCAAAACATCGAACCTGACTCGTTTACTATGGTGAGCATTATTTCAGCCATTTCCGAGTTGTCAATTTTACGTCAAGCGAAATGGGTCCACGGAGTTCTTATAAGAACTTGTCTCGATAAAAACTTCTATGTGAAAACGGCTATTGTAGACATGTACGCAAAATGTGGAGCGATTACTACTGCTCGAAAGGTGTTTGATTTAATGCATGAACGACATGTAACAACATGGAATGCTATGATCGATGGGTACGGGACCCACGGGTACGGCGCAGAAGCTGTAAAGTTGTTTGATGAAATGGAAAACGGCGGCATACAACAAAACAATGTAACGTTTTTGTGTATTATGTCTGCGTGTAGCCATTCGGGATTTGTTGAAGAAGGGCGTCAGTTTTTTTCAATCATGAAGGAAAAATACGACATCGAGCCTACGATGGATCACTACGGAGCcatggttgacttgcttggaagaTCCGGTAGGGTCCACGAGGCGTGGGAGTTTATTCAAAACATGCCCGTTGAACCACAAATCAACGTTTTCGGTTCGATGTTAAGTGCTTGCAAGATTCATAAAAATGTCGAATTGGGTGAGTTGGCAGCTAAAAAATTGTTTGAGTTGAACCCTAATAATGGGGGCTATTACGTGCTATTAGCGAATATGTACTCTGCAGCTTCGATGTGGGACAAGGTAACCGAAATCAGGGGTAAAATGGAGAAAAAAGGGATACGAAAAACGCCTGGTTATAGTTCGGTTGATTTGAAAAACGAAGTTCATACTTTTTATTCAGGTAGTTCGTGGCATTATCGTTCTAAAGAGATTTATGGGTTTCTTGAAACATTGATTGATAGGATTAAAAAGGTTGGTTATGTGCCTGATAATGATTCGATACACGATGTAGAAGATGATCTGCAAGAACAAACGGCGAGTACTCATAGTGAGAAACTTGCTATTGCTTTTGGACTTCTGAATACTCGTCCGGGTACACCAATTCATATCAGAAAGAACCTTCGCGTGTGTGGTGATTGTCATAATGCTACAAAGTTTATATCGCTTGTGGAGCAGCGAGAAATTATTGTTCGCGATTTGCATCGGTTTCATCATTTCAAGAATGGAGTTTGTTCCTGTGGCGATTACTGGTGA
- the LOC139847926 gene encoding serine--tRNA ligase-like isoform X2 has product MLGLILFKLDPELIRKSQRSRFANVELVDKIIHLYDQLKTHQFELDQFRKDFNKINKQVAIIRIAGQDATSLINDTEVNKQLTADKEAQVNEARNELYSNLDLVGNIVHDSVPISNDEADNEIVRSWGEKKEGTKLRNHVELVNLLEIAEFKKGANVAGGRGYYLKGDGVPLNQALINFGLDFLEKKGYTLLQTPFFIKKDVMAKCAQLAQFDEELYKVTGEGDDKYLIATAEQPLCAYHMDDWINPSQLPLKYAAYSSCFRKEAGSHGRDTLGIFRVHQFEKVEQF; this is encoded by the exons ATGTTAGGACTAATTTTGTTCAAACTCGATCCAGAACTCATCCGCAAATCTCAACGCAGTCGTTTTGCAAACGTCGAACTCGTTGATAAAATCATCCATCTTTACGATCAATTAAAAACTCATCAATTCGAGCTCGATCAGTTCCGCAAAGATTTCAACAAAATCAACAAACAAGTCGCTATTATCAGAATTGCAGGACAAGATGCAACTTCATTGATTAACGATACGGAAGTAAACAAACAGTTAACTGCTGATAAAGAAGCACAAGTTAATGAAGCTCGAAACGAATTGTATTCGAACCTCGATTTAGTTGGAAATATCGTTCATGATTCTGTTCCTATTAGCAATGATGAG GCAGATAATGAGATAGTTCGGAGTTGGGGAGAGAAAAAGGAGGGAACAAAACTGAGAAATCATGTGGAACTTGTTAATCTTCTTGAAATAGCAGAGTTTAAAAAAGGTGCTAATGTTGCTGGTGGTAGAGGTTATTACTTAAAAGGCGATGGCGTTCCTCTTAATCAAGCTCTCATAAATTTCGGTCTCGATTTCTTGGAAAAAAAAGGTTACACGTTGTTGCAGACACCGTTTTTCATTAAGAAAGACGTAATGGCCAAGTGTGCTCAATTAGCACAATTTGATGAAGAACTTTATAAAGTAACCGGTGAGGGAGACGACAAGTATTTGATTGCAACAGCTGAACAACCACTTTGTGCTTATCATATGGATGATTGGATTAATCCGAGTCAGTTACCGTTAAAGTACGCGGCGTATTCGTCTTGTTTTCGTAAAGAAGCTGGTTCGCATGGTCGAGATACACTTGGGATTTTTCGTGTTCATCAGTTTGAAAAAGTGGAACAGTTCTGA